In Synchiropus splendidus isolate RoL2022-P1 chromosome 15, RoL_Sspl_1.0, whole genome shotgun sequence, the genomic stretch gaaaatattcaaataagacgGTTCGTTTGGGACTATATTATGTTAAAAGACATTCACTTAAAATGATACAATATCTTGGATGGTAAAGGGGTTAAATGTAAAGTTTTGTTTGCTATCTATGTATTCAATGGAAGTGATGGGACTAAAGTGTTGGAGATTTGCGTGTCATTTCTCTATGTTTATGTCTGTCCAGGATGGCAGGGAATGGGGCGCTGACCGGTCCAGGGTCTGATGTTGCCTCCAGCAAAAGAACCGGAGAGGACTGTCTGTCTTCCACCAGCATTCCAGATTGCGCCATCTGCCTTCAGAGCTGTGTGCACCCCGTCCGCCTTCCCTGCTGCCACATCTTCTGCTTCCTGTGTGTCAAAGGTGCTTCTTGGCAGAGCAAGCGCTGCGCCCTCTGCAGGCAGCAGATCCCTGAGGACTTCCTGGAGCGACCCGTCCTCCTCTCGCCTGAGGAACTGAAGGCTGCCGCGGCAGGTGGCGGTCAGCGCCTGGCTCACACGTGGTACTATGAGGGGCGCAACGGCTGGTGGCAGTACGATGAGAGGACCTgcagggagctggaggaggctttTAGCCAAGGCAAGAAGAGCGCCAAGATGTTGATCGCCGGGTTCCTGTACACAGCTGATTTTGAGAACATGGTGCAATATCGGACAAACGAGCACGGGCGGCGGCGTAAAATCAAGAGAGACGTTGTCGACATTCCCAAAAAGGGTGTGGCGGGACTGAGGTTGGATCCAGAGCCCGTGCCGCCGCCTTCGTTGCCGGCTTTCACAGCTCCACCGCGCATCAGTTCCGCTGATGGCGCGGACACTGTGATCCAGTCTCTGGTTTCCCTTCCGTCTGCGAGGCCGCCGATGCTTCTGGGACGTCACCTCAgtgcttcttcatcttcaccccaGGTCCTGGAAGAGTCTTTCTCCCAGCTGTCGCTCAGTCAGACCGAGGACGGAGATGTGGACGGGGATGAAGACGACAGCGACACAGTGGTCGGCCTGTCCAGCAGTGTTGAGagtgagggggaggagagacaggacTGGACGTCGGGAGCGGTCAGAAGGACACCCAGGGGTGCTCCCCCTAGTTCTGAACCCCGTTCAAGTAGTCCAGATGGACAGTGTGCCGTGACGGAGGTCTGACGCAGTTCATTCGATAAATCTATTTTTCATAAAATTCTATTTCTCTTTCTCAAAATGCGTCAACCTGTTCTGACTTAAGTGTTTGTGCGTCCAAACGCAGCCAGTGTCGCTTTAATTTTGCACCCCCGGTGGGATATTAATGTAGTAAACTGCACAAGAAAACGTCTTCAATACGTGTTTAAACGATAATATTTTGAAAACTATTTTCCTTGATGCTGTTGTTGCTTATCATGTGATGTCACAGTCTTGCGCTGTTGCTCCTTTTAAATGAACTGCAATAACCGGATGGTGAATGCTGAACTAAATAAAGAGCTTGAGCTCTCCAAGGCAAATGATTTATTGGTGGAGCAAAGTATCACCTACAttttctgctgagtcatggtgtgttgcgtgtgtgtgtgcgacgaGATAAACAAAAAGACTGAGCTGACGAAGTGCTTGCTTTCACAGTATAATTCAACACATTGCACCTGTGTATCACCAAATACA encodes the following:
- the LOC128772184 gene encoding E3 ubiquitin-protein ligase rnf146-like, translating into MAGNGALTGPGSDVASSKRTGEDCLSSTSIPDCAICLQSCVHPVRLPCCHIFCFLCVKGASWQSKRCALCRQQIPEDFLERPVLLSPEELKAAAAGGGQRLAHTWYYEGRNGWWQYDERTCRELEEAFSQGKKSAKMLIAGFLYTADFENMVQYRTNEHGRRRKIKRDVVDIPKKGVAGLRLDPEPVPPPSLPAFTAPPRISSADGADTVIQSLVSLPSARPPMLLGRHLSASSSSPQVLEESFSQLSLSQTEDGDVDGDEDDSDTVVGLSSSVESEGEERQDWTSGAVRRTPRGAPPSSEPRSSSPDGQCAVTEV